The genomic segment ACAAGATAGGAGATGTCGTGCTCGTGAAATGGCGCGACGGTAAGATATACTTCGCGAAGATCAAGACAATAGACTGGAACAAGAAGAGGTGTGTTGTGATATTCGATGATAAGTCTCAAGATCTGGCGCGTTTCTCATGGATCCATGACGGTATGCGCCAACATTTTCCTCTAGTATACTGtgtcatgtgtgcatgtgtaaacCCGCGTGTTCCTTGTAAAAAAGCATGTTATCTTAAAGCGTTTAATCACTAATAGTGTGATTTTATGCAATGGTGTATATAGTGTCTGCCTGCACAGTGCTAATAAAGCCGGCGATATGCTGCACGCGGCACTAAATTGTGCAGCCTAATACTCCGATGTCTTTAGAACACCATTCAGCCAGGCATCATGCATGATTCTTGAAAAGATTTTTATAAATTGTATTGCAATAGTGCTGGTTCTCAGGAACAATGTGGCTGCTGTGAATGATTTCATGTATGCATTATTACCTATAATGGTTTTGATATAGTTAGCTCTATAAGAATTGACTGCTGGATGTGTTGTATAtggtctatagctagctatatgataTACACACGTGTACATAATATGTGTCCAATATATAAATTGCTTACTAACTTAGGTGCTTAGTGTAGCCTTACATTTACACGCATAAGACATGTATAGTGGGTCATGTACTAGCTGTATAGTTatagtgacttgtttataactgaaagTGCACATTGTATCCACTACCTGAGGTATTTTACTGTTAAATtcgacaaaaaaaaacaaaaaaaaacaaaaatcaTTGCATGTATGAAATAATGATATATATCCACATCATCAGTTTCAAAATGTTTATAATAACTATTACAGTTTCAAATTGCATTCTATTATAATATTAAGCAAGTGCTGAGTATAATTGTCACTACTTCTGTTTGTGTAGTAAATGAAACTACGACTGATATTATTTGCGTGAAATGTAAACAAGACAGTTCTGACAAAGGAAATGAAATAGTACTGTGTGACCAATGTGGATATGGTAAGATGCACTATATATAGTCCCATCCATAATCCAATTATCAATTTAATATTGGCATACCATCTGTTGTATGTTGTAGTACATCTATCTGTACACAGCACACATGTAGaagatatgtacacacatagTATGGTTATGCATTTATTATAATCTAGGCTACCATCAGAAGTGTCATGAGGTTAGAATTACACAGCAGGCTCTGGATGATGATTCTACATGGGTTTGTTATTTCTGTGATCAAGACATGGCCTGTCCCTATGTTGCCAATGCTGACGTACTGGCACAATCACTGGAAGATATCGATGACCAGCCTGGGCATGAAAGTATAGAGAAGATAAAGATAAAGAAGGTTAGAGTGCTTTAAGTGAGTAGTTTCACTATTAATTGCATGGTATATAGAAGAGACATGGCAGTAAAGTGACTATGGAGACCAGTAAGAAATATTCCACTGGTTTATTGGCAGCTTCTCCGACTGTGGAGCAGGCTGGTGAAGAGGAGGCAGTTGGTGAACATTACACTGAGCAAACTTCCCATGGATCATCAGGCAAACCTCAAAAGGCACAGTCCAGAAGAAAGTCAAAACCATATAAGGTTGAAATTCGGTCCTCAGTTAGTAAGGAATATTTTGTGGATAACGAAGAGCTTGATACTTCCACATCATCACGTGGCAGGAAGATCAAACGTAAAACTCCCCATCGTGATGCAAACGTAAAACTCCCCATCGTGATGTTGAACCTGCATCAAAGAAACCTTTTAGTAGTCCATCAGAATCCCCAATGGCTATAGAATCACCATCTGGTGTTGGTATATTCTCATTTGAAATGCCAACAGAGTTTCATTCCAATCTTCACCAGTTAGCCATGGCTAGTCAGCTGGTGTCTCAGTCTCCTTCAGGGGAGATACCTCGTTCAGTTATCAAAGCCATTGAGAATGGACAGAAATCACAGCAAGGACGTGTTCATGAGAAACCAGAGTCCTTGCCTTTGTCAATCCCTCGGTCACCATTAATCAGTGTTAGTCGTAAGCACCCAGCTAGTACACCAGTGAGCTCAGTAGAGATGTCCACTCCATCTTGTGCAGCAATTCCTTCACCAGTTATTGTATCACATCGTAGCATTCCTGGCAAGGTGGCTAGTTCAGTAGAAACACCCATAACAGCTACCACCATCGCTGCTAACACAAGT from the Dysidea avara chromosome 13, odDysAvar1.4, whole genome shotgun sequence genome contains:
- the LOC136243411 gene encoding uncharacterized protein; the protein is MSAKNGTDPAHRFPHKIGDVVLVKWRDGKIYFAKIKTIDWNKKRCVVIFDDKSQDLARFSWIHDVNETTTDIICVKCKQDSSDKGNEIVLCDQCGYGYHQKCHEVRITQQALDDDSTWVCYFCDQDMACPYVANADVLAQSLEDIDDQPGHESIEKIKIKKKRHGSKVTMETSKKYSTGLLAASPTVEQAGEEEAVGEHYTEQTSHGSSGKPQKAQSRRKSKPYKVEIRSSVSKEYFVDNEELDTSTSSRGRKIKRKTPHRDA